The genomic region GACCAGCCGGCGAAGGCCAGCCAGGAGCCCGCGACGCTGGCCGGGAACGGATCCGGGTGCAGGATGTCGGGATGCACCTCGATCAGCCGCTGCCAGGCCGCGACGGGGAGCACGTGGCGGAGTTCGGCGATCCACCGGTGCTTCTCGCTGTCGACGACCAGCGGTAGCAGCACGAGCACCGACGTGGCCGCGACGACAGCCCCGGCGGCGTGCCGGATCACCGCGCCGAGCCCCGTCCCGAGCAGTGCGCACACCGGCACGAGCAGCGCGCTGGCGAGCACGGCGCGCGCCACCCCCGGCTCGCCGATCGACCACTCGGCGTCGCGTCCGGCGAGGATCGCCTGGGACACCCCGAAGGAACCCGCCGAGGTGACCAGGCCGAACACGAGCATGACCGCGGTCAGCACGGCGGCCTTCGCCGCCACCACCGACCGACGGGCGGGGACGGCGGCGAACGTGGTGCGGATGAGCCCGCTCTGGCACTCGCCGACGACGGTCAGCGCGCCGACGGTGGTCGCGGCGAGCATCAGCAGCAGGTAGCCGGCCTCCGGAAAGGCGTCCCGCACCGGTCCGTAGAGGTGGAACATCTCCCGCCGCCCGTCCGGGTATGTCGGCCAGTTCCGGTAGTCGGCCAGGCTGGCGTTGACGCTGACGGCGATGACGAACAGGAAGACCAGCGGCAGCGTCCACCGGGTCGAGCGCAGTGACCACAGTTTGATCCACTCCGCGGCCAGCAGGTCGGCGAACCGGGCCGGGGGGTGGGTCGCGGCCGTACGGGTGGGCCGCTCGGTGGTGGTGGCGGTGCTCATCGGGCCTCCCCGGCGGAGTATTCGACGCTGTCGGCGGTGAGTTCCATGAAGGCCTCCTCCAGCGAGGCGGTACGGGTGGTCAGCTCGTGCAGCGGGATCCGGTGGGCGAACGCGAGCTCGCCGACGCGGGTGGCGGTCAGGCCGGTCACGGTGAGCACCCCGGCGCCGTCCGGGCGAGCGGTCGCACCCTCGGCGGTCAGCGCGACGGTCAGCGCCGCCGGGTCGGGCGTACGCACCAGGACGCTGGTCCGGGTGCTCCGGGCGGAGAGCTCGGCCAGGCTCTGCTCGGCCACCAGCCGCCCCCGGCCGATGACCACGAGCCGGTCGGCGCAGTTCTCCATCTCGCTCATGAGGTGGCTGGAGACGAAGACGGTCCGCCCCTCGGCCGCCAGCCGCCGGAACAAGTCCCGTACCCAGCGCACGCCCTCCGGGTCCAGGCCGTTGAACGGCTCGTCGAACAGCAGCACCGGGGGGTCACCCAGCAACGCGGCGGCGATCCCGAGCCGCTGCCGCATGCCCAGCGAGTAGCCGACGATCCGCCGCCGGGCGGCCGCGGCCAGCCCGACCTCGGCGAGCACCTCGTCCACCCGCCGACGGGGGATGCCGTTGCTGCGGGCCAGCGCGGACAGGTGCGCCACCCCGGTGCGTCCACCGTGTACGTCCCCGGCGTCGAGCAGCGCGCCGGCGTGGCGCAGCCCCCGGGGGTGGTCGGCGAACCGGACCCCGGCGACCGTGACCGTTCCGCTGGTCGGCCGGGTGAGGCCCAGGATCATCCGCAGCGTCGTGGACTTGCCCGCGCCGTTGGGGCCGAGGAACCCGGTGACCTGGCCGGGCGGCACGCCGAGGGTCAGCTCGTCGACGGCCGTCGTACGGCCGTACCGTTTGGTTAGCGCGTGTAGTTCGATCATGCCTGTACGGTGCCGGGCGGCGACCCGGCCGGGCATCGCGCCGCGGGCCACAACCGCCGTCCGTCGATGCGCCCCGGGGCGTACGCCCGTGGGCCGATGCCGGTGCGCACCCCGGCTGGCTACCGTAAGCGCATGGCCGCCCTCGCCCTTCCGCCGCAGCGCGTCCCGCGAGCGGTGCGCGCGGTGCTGGCCTGGACCGGCGTCGCCCTGCTGCCGCCCGCCCTCGTGCTCGCCTCGGTGCTCGCGGACAGCCCCGACGCCTACGGGTTCGGCGAGTGGTGGATCCCGGAGCGTTACCTGGTGCCGGTGCTGGCCCTGGCGCCGGCCGCCGGGCTGCTGCGGCGTCGCCCGGTGGTGGCGCTCGGGCTGATGCTCGCCGCGGCCTGCCTGGTCACCGTCTCGGTCAACGCCGGGGAGGACGGCTATCTCCGCGACATCTGGTACGCGCAGTTCCTGACCATCGACCTCGTCGTGGGGCTGGTCGCGGCACAGCGCCGGCGCCGCGTCTCGCTGCCCGTCGCCGCCGGCGTGCTCGTCGTGCAGGTTGCCGCGGCCTTCGTGAACGTCAGCGCGGACCCGCTCAACCGGGCCGTCCTCTCCCTCCTGGCCGTCGTCACCGCGTGGACGGTCGGCAACTCGGTCCGCGCCCGGCGCGGGTACGCCGAAGCCCTGCGCGCACACGCGGCCGCCGAGGCGGTCACCGCCGAACGGCTGCGGATCGCGCGGGAGCTGCACGACATGGTGGCGCACAGCATCGGCGTGATCGCCATCCAGGCGGGCGTGGGCGCCCGGGTCATCGACAGCCAGCCGGCGGAGGCACGGTCCGCGCTGGCCACCATCGAGGCGACGAGCCGGGAGACGCTCGCCGGGCTCCGCCGTACGCTCGGCGCGCTGCGTCGCCCGCAGGCGGAGTCGGCGTCGCTGGACCCGACGCCCGGCCTCGCCGACCTCGACCGGCTGGTCGCGGCCGCCGCGGATGCCGGCCTGACCGTGACAGTGCGCCGGCGGGGTGAGTCGGGGCCCCTGCCGTCCGAGGTGGACCTCGCCGCGTACCGAATCGTCCAGGAGGCGCTCACCAACGTGATCCGGCACGCCGGTGTGCCCGGCTGCCGGATCACCGTGGAGCAGCGACCCGACGAGCTGACCGTGGAGGTCGTCGACGACGGCCGGGGCGGCCCGGTCGGGGGCGAGGGGCACGGCATCGTCGGCATGCGGGAGCGCGTCGCCCTGCTGGACGGCCGGTTCCACGCCGGGCCCCGGCCGGACGGCGGCTTCCGGGTGGCCGCCCGGCTGCCGCTCGCGGAGGAGGGGGGCCGGTGAACGTGCGGGTGCTGCTCGCCGACGACCAGCCGCTGGTCCGCGCCGGCCTGCGGGTGCTCATCACCGACGCGCCCGACCTGGACGTCGTCGGCGAGGCCGGCAGTGGCGCCGAGGCGATCCGGCTGGCCCGTGACCTGGCGCCGGACGTGGTGTTGATGGACCTCCGGATGCCCGGCACGGACGGCATCCAGGCGACCCGGGCGATCACCGCGCACGGTGGGCCGACCCGGGTGCTGGTGCTCACCACGTTCGACGACGACGAGCACGTGCACGGGGCGCTGCGTGCCGGCGCGAGCGGCTTCCTCGTCAAGGACATGGCGCTGGACGACATCCTCGGCGCGATCCGGGTGGTCGCCGCGGGTGATGCGCTGATCGCGCCCGGCGTCACCCGCCGCCTCATCGCCGAGTTCGTCCGCCGGCCCGGACCCGTCGCCGGCCGGCGCTCCCTCGAGGGTGTCACCGACCGGGAGCGCGAGGTGCTGACCCTGGTCGGCCGTGGCATGTCGAACGCGGAGATCGCCGCCCACCTGATGATCAGCGTGGCCACCGCCAAGGCGCACGTGGCCCGGCTCTTCACCAAGCTCGGCGCCCGGGACCGGGTGCACCTCGTGATCGCGGCCTACGAGGCGGGGCTGGTCTCGCCGCCGCGGTGACCCGGACCGGTCCGGCAGGCCGGCAGCGCCGGGCGGACGGGACCCTTCCGGAAAACGCCCCACGGCTTGCGAACCTGACCACCCCATCCGCGTCGTCGGTCGAACGTGGCCCCCGCCTGGAGCGCGGGTCAGTCGCGCAGGGCGGCGGTGACGGCGTCGCGGTTGGCCAGCAGCCAGTCGTGCCAGCCGCGTACCAGCTCGACCACGCCCGCCGCCCGGAGCCGGCGCATGCCGGGCTCGTTCCGTTCGGCGCCGACGGCGATGCCGCGCCAGGTGCCGCCGATCTGGTCGAGCATCGTGTCCACCAGCTCGACAGGGGAGAGCGGCGGGCCGTCGTCCCCGCTGTACCAATCGCGGATGAGCCGGGCGCGGCGGGCCAGCTCGCCTGGGTCCGCTCCCGGACCCAGGCTTGCCCAGTGCCAGCAGGCGAATGCCACGTCCTCGATTCGGCGACCCGGGGACGCGAGGTCCCAGTCCAGGAACGCCACCGGAAGGGGGCCCTCCGGGAAGTCTCGGTAGACCGTGTTCTTCGGCGACAGATCGCGGTGGCAGACGGTCTCGGCGTCGCCGGCCAGCGGGGTGCCGGCACACGCGTCGTGCAGCCGCCGGATCAGTCCGGCCAGCCGGATCAGCGCCGGATCGGCGGCGTACGCCGGATCCTCCTCGTCCCGCCAGGGCACCTCGCCGGCGACGTGGCTGAGCACCTGCCGGCCCTGCTCGTCCGTGCCGAGGTGGCGGGGCGCGAGGTCCGCGCCGACCCGCGCGAGGTGCCCGAGCAGCGCCGCCACGAAGTCGGCGTTGGCCGGTGGGGTGCGCCGCACGGTGTCCCCGATCCGGACCACCTCGGCGATGAAGCCGCCGCGCAACCGTTGTTCCGTGTCGGCCGGGACCGCCACCGGCTGCTCCGTCGCGGCCGTGACCGGAGGCGACACCCGCTCCTCGCCGGCCGCGACCGCCGGCGCCGGCGGCCGGCCGTCCGGGCCGGGCCGGCCCGTCATCGTGCCGGTACCGCCGCCAGTCGCCGGGCACGCTCGGCCCGCCACCAGCCGCGGAGCAGCACCACGCTGGCGATCAGGCCGAGCCCGGCCGGCGCCGCGGCGTACCAGTGGAAATCTCCCGGCGAGGTGACCGCCGCGCCGACCGCGGCGTAACCGAACGCGCTCGGGGTGGAGGCGATCACGGTGCCGGCGAGGAACGGCAGCATCCGCGCCCCGGTGGTGCCGTAGCCGTAGCTGACCAGCCCGAAGCCGCCGACCGGCAGCAGCCGCACGGTGACCACGCCGAGCACGTTCTGCCGGGTGAACCAGCCGTCCAGGCGGGCCAGCCGCCCGCGGACCCGCTCGGCGACGAACGCCCGGCCCAGCAGGCGGCCGACCACGAAGCCGATCGCCGCCGCCAGCAGCGCCGCGAGCAGGGCGTACGCGGCGCCCTCGAGCGGGCCGAAGATGGCGCCGGACGCGAGCGTGAGGAAGGTCCGGGGGATCAGGGCGACCAGCAGCAGCGCGCCGCCGACGACCGCCACGACCGGGGCGAGGCCGCCGAGCCGGTCGGCCAGCCCCGGCAGGTCGGACGGATCCGGCCGGGGCGCCACGAGCAGGAGGAGGCCGCAGGCGGCGATCACGAGCAGCAGCACCGCGAACCGCACGACCGACGGTTGCCCGAGCACCCGCCGGACGGCTGAGGTCACGGTCGGGCGGCGGCGGACACCGCGGCGCGGCGCTCGGACCGGAGCCGGTCGGACCAGGTGTCGTCCACCGGCGGAAGCTGGTGCACGCCGGTGGCCCAGCGCAGCAGCAGGTCGGCCAGGGCCGGGTTGCGGGCCAGCGCCGGCCCGTGCGAGTACGTGCCGAGCAGCTTGCCCCGCCAGGCCCCCTCGGTGGCGCCGTCGTTGCCGATCCCGGTGGTCACCCGGGCCAGCGGCGAGACGCCCGGGCCGAGGTGGGTGCGGCCGCCGTGGTTCTCGAAGCCGCTCAGCGGCGGGATGCCCAGCCGCGGGTCGATGTCGCCGGCCAGCTCGCCGACGGCCCGGGTGTCCGCCCGGTCGGAGCTGAGGTCGAGCAGCTCCAGGCCGGCGCACTTGGTGCCCTTGGCGAAGAAGGAGGTGCCGAGCAGCTGGTAACCGGCGCACACGCCGAACACCACCGAGCCCTGGGCCACCGCCCGGTGCAGGCCGCCGTCGGCGATCAGCCGCTGCGCGCCCAGCGCCTGCGGGCCGTCCTCGCCGCCGCCGAGCAGGTAGATGTCCGCGGTGGCGGGCAGCCGCTGGTCCGAGCGGACCTCCAGCACCTCCACCGGCATGCCGCGCTGGCGCGCCCGCCGCTCCAGGATCAGGGCGTTGCCCCGGTCGCCGTAGGTGGAGAGCAGGTCGGGATAGATCCAGACGATGCGCAAGCTCTCAGTTGACACGGTCCAACTCCGCTCGGATGTCCTGGAACGCGGTGTAGTTGGCGATGACCTCCAGGCGCCCGGCGGGCACCGCGTGGATCGCCTCGGTGAACGACCGTACGTGCTGGAACGGCACGTCGTTGACGTCCAGGCGGACCGCCAGGTCGTACGCCCGATCGCCGGTGATCAGCACCTGCCGGCCGCGCAGCGGGGCGAAGTCCACGTCGAACAGCCACGAGGTGTCCAGCCCGTCGGGGTCCCGCGCGTTGATCGACAGTAGCGTCGGCGCCAGGTCGGCCATGTCGAACGCCTCGAGCCAGCTGGCCGGGTTCTTGGCCAGCAGCAGCCGGATGTTGCGCCCGTCGCGCTCCACCTGGGCGTAGCGCCCGGCGACCGAGGTGACGCTGGCCAGCCGGGACACGGCGTCGACCGGCCGTACGCCGAACTCGGCGGCCACCGCGAGCGCGGTCGCCGCGTTGCCGAGGTTGACCTTGCCGGGCAGTTGGAGCGCGACCTTGTGCCAGGCGCCCGTCGGGTCCAGCACACCCTCGTCCTCCACCGTCCACTGCGGCTCCGGTCGGCGCAGCGGGCAGCCGGTGCACCACCACTGTTCACCGGAGCGCTGGATGGTCGAGCCGCACTCGGGGCAGACCCAGGAGTCGTCGTGCCACCGCTGGCCCGCGCTGAACCAGGTGACGTGTGGCGGGGTGACCCGGTGGTCGTGGTTGGCCGGGGGCGAGGCGGCCCAGACGACCATGGGGTCGTCGGCGTTGGCCACCACCCGCACGTCCGGGTGCCGGACCAGCGCCGCGCGCCAGAGCTGCGCCATCATGGCGACCTCCTTGGCGCGGTCGAGCTGGTCGCGGGACAGGTTGAGCAGCGCCACGACGTGCGGCTCGGTGGCCTCCAGCACCTGGGCGAGGTAGTGCTCGTCCACCTCGAGCACCGCGTACGGGGTGCTGCCGGCCTTGGCCAGAGCCGAGGTGTGGCCGGTGGGCATGTTGGCGCCGAAGGAGTTCGTGGCCACCCGGCCCAGCACGCCGACCGCCGCCGCGGCGAGCCGGGTGGTGGTGGTCTTGCCGTTGGTGCCCGAGACGAGCGCGATGGCGCGCCCGGA from Micromonospora sp. WMMD812 harbors:
- a CDS encoding ABC transporter permease subunit: MSTATTTERPTRTAATHPPARFADLLAAEWIKLWSLRSTRWTLPLVFLFVIAVSVNASLADYRNWPTYPDGRREMFHLYGPVRDAFPEAGYLLLMLAATTVGALTVVGECQSGLIRTTFAAVPARRSVVAAKAAVLTAVMLVFGLVTSAGSFGVSQAILAGRDAEWSIGEPGVARAVLASALLVPVCALLGTGLGAVIRHAAGAVVAATSVLVLLPLVVDSEKHRWIAELRHVLPVAAWQRLIEVHPDILHPDPFPASVAGSWLAFAGWSLASVVAAGVVVHRRDP
- a CDS encoding ABC transporter ATP-binding protein; translated protein: MIELHALTKRYGRTTAVDELTLGVPPGQVTGFLGPNGAGKSTTLRMILGLTRPTSGTVTVAGVRFADHPRGLRHAGALLDAGDVHGGRTGVAHLSALARSNGIPRRRVDEVLAEVGLAAAARRRIVGYSLGMRQRLGIAAALLGDPPVLLFDEPFNGLDPEGVRWVRDLFRRLAAEGRTVFVSSHLMSEMENCADRLVVIGRGRLVAEQSLAELSARSTRTSVLVRTPDPAALTVALTAEGATARPDGAGVLTVTGLTATRVGELAFAHRIPLHELTTRTASLEEAFMELTADSVEYSAGEAR
- a CDS encoding histidine kinase; translated protein: MAALALPPQRVPRAVRAVLAWTGVALLPPALVLASVLADSPDAYGFGEWWIPERYLVPVLALAPAAGLLRRRPVVALGLMLAAACLVTVSVNAGEDGYLRDIWYAQFLTIDLVVGLVAAQRRRRVSLPVAAGVLVVQVAAAFVNVSADPLNRAVLSLLAVVTAWTVGNSVRARRGYAEALRAHAAAEAVTAERLRIARELHDMVAHSIGVIAIQAGVGARVIDSQPAEARSALATIEATSRETLAGLRRTLGALRRPQAESASLDPTPGLADLDRLVAAAADAGLTVTVRRRGESGPLPSEVDLAAYRIVQEALTNVIRHAGVPGCRITVEQRPDELTVEVVDDGRGGPVGGEGHGIVGMRERVALLDGRFHAGPRPDGGFRVAARLPLAEEGGR
- a CDS encoding response regulator transcription factor; protein product: MNVRVLLADDQPLVRAGLRVLITDAPDLDVVGEAGSGAEAIRLARDLAPDVVLMDLRMPGTDGIQATRAITAHGGPTRVLVLTTFDDDEHVHGALRAGASGFLVKDMALDDILGAIRVVAAGDALIAPGVTRRLIAEFVRRPGPVAGRRSLEGVTDREREVLTLVGRGMSNAEIAAHLMISVATAKAHVARLFTKLGARDRVHLVIAAYEAGLVSPPR
- a CDS encoding phosphotransferase produces the protein MTGRPGPDGRPPAPAVAAGEERVSPPVTAATEQPVAVPADTEQRLRGGFIAEVVRIGDTVRRTPPANADFVAALLGHLARVGADLAPRHLGTDEQGRQVLSHVAGEVPWRDEEDPAYAADPALIRLAGLIRRLHDACAGTPLAGDAETVCHRDLSPKNTVYRDFPEGPLPVAFLDWDLASPGRRIEDVAFACWHWASLGPGADPGELARRARLIRDWYSGDDGPPLSPVELVDTMLDQIGGTWRGIAVGAERNEPGMRRLRAAGVVELVRGWHDWLLANRDAVTAALRD
- a CDS encoding VTT domain-containing protein — its product is MTSAVRRVLGQPSVVRFAVLLLVIAACGLLLLVAPRPDPSDLPGLADRLGGLAPVVAVVGGALLLVALIPRTFLTLASGAIFGPLEGAAYALLAALLAAAIGFVVGRLLGRAFVAERVRGRLARLDGWFTRQNVLGVVTVRLLPVGGFGLVSYGYGTTGARMLPFLAGTVIASTPSAFGYAAVGAAVTSPGDFHWYAAAPAGLGLIASVVLLRGWWRAERARRLAAVPAR
- a CDS encoding glutamine amidotransferase, with translation MSTESLRIVWIYPDLLSTYGDRGNALILERRARQRGMPVEVLEVRSDQRLPATADIYLLGGGEDGPQALGAQRLIADGGLHRAVAQGSVVFGVCAGYQLLGTSFFAKGTKCAGLELLDLSSDRADTRAVGELAGDIDPRLGIPPLSGFENHGGRTHLGPGVSPLARVTTGIGNDGATEGAWRGKLLGTYSHGPALARNPALADLLLRWATGVHQLPPVDDTWSDRLRSERRAAVSAAARP
- a CDS encoding MurT ligase domain-containing protein, with amino-acid sequence MPLRAKVASSVSRTAAALSRAAGRGDGSVIGGWIGLKIDPDLLAHLSSGRAIALVSGTNGKTTTTRLAAAAVGVLGRVATNSFGANMPTGHTSALAKAGSTPYAVLEVDEHYLAQVLEATEPHVVALLNLSRDQLDRAKEVAMMAQLWRAALVRHPDVRVVANADDPMVVWAASPPANHDHRVTPPHVTWFSAGQRWHDDSWVCPECGSTIQRSGEQWWCTGCPLRRPEPQWTVEDEGVLDPTGAWHKVALQLPGKVNLGNAATALAVAAEFGVRPVDAVSRLASVTSVAGRYAQVERDGRNIRLLLAKNPASWLEAFDMADLAPTLLSINARDPDGLDTSWLFDVDFAPLRGRQVLITGDRAYDLAVRLDVNDVPFQHVRSFTEAIHAVPAGRLEVIANYTAFQDIRAELDRVN